In the genome of Ignavibacteriales bacterium, one region contains:
- a CDS encoding DinB family protein, with the protein MYYKLNDFLNDWAYESQATLKLLNNLTDESLTKKIGNDVRTPGRIAWHITTSMNEMVSRTGLSFDSKNHEAPVPATAKEIVDEYKHSSENLVKELKAKWNDDSLKTEDNMYGEMWSRGKTLGVLITHQIHHRGQLTTLMRLSGLKVPGIYGPSKEEWIGYGMQPQE; encoded by the coding sequence ATGTACTACAAACTAAATGACTTCTTAAACGACTGGGCTTATGAATCACAGGCAACATTGAAGCTGCTGAATAATCTTACCGATGAATCACTAACAAAAAAAATCGGTAATGACGTACGTACTCCCGGAAGAATTGCATGGCACATTACAACATCTATGAATGAAATGGTATCGCGTACGGGATTATCTTTCGATAGTAAAAATCACGAAGCTCCTGTTCCCGCAACAGCAAAAGAAATTGTTGATGAGTATAAACATTCATCTGAAAATCTTGTAAAAGAACTAAAAGCAAAATGGAATGATGATTCTCTTAAGACTGAAGACAACATGTACGGTGAAATGTGGTCGAGAGGAAAAACTCTTGGTGTGTTAATTACACATCAGATACATCACCGCGGACAGTTGACTACTTTGATGAGATTATCAGGTTTAAAAGTTCCCGGTATTTATGGTCCGTCAAAAGAAGAGTGGATCGGTTACGGCATGCAGCCGCAGGAGTAA
- a CDS encoding valine--tRNA ligase, with amino-acid sequence MSSTNFSESPQGAGQVPKAYDPSIVEDKWYRYWLENNLFNSDIDSSKKPYTIAIPPPNITGMLTMGHILNNSLQDILIRTKRMQGYNACWVPGTDHASIATETKVTKFLEEKGIKKYDIGREKFLEHCQVWKKEYGGIIIQQLKKLGVSCDWRRERFTMDDDYYHEVIKAFVELYKEGKIYRGYRMVNWDPANKSAISDEEVIFKTVNGKLWYFKYPVMNSNEFVVVATTRPETMLGDTGIAVNPNDERYKHLIGKKVLLPIAEREIPVFGDEYVDMEFGTGVVKVTPAHDVNDYEMGKRHNLEFINIFNDDATTNGNVPADFRELDRYEVRKKVVARLEELELVQKIEDYQNKVGYSERGNVPIEPYLSEQWFMKMDELSKPALEVVRNGRVKFYPQHWEKTYYHWMEGIKDWCISRQLWWGHRIPVWYNFKTKEVYCDVNPPNDLNIWKQDEDVLDTWASSWLWAHAIFKTDDERKYYYPTSSLVTGPDIIFFWVARMIMAGMHFMNDIPFSDVYFTSIIRDSQGRKMSKSLGNSPDPLEVIKDYGADALRFTVIYLAPLGQDVLFSTDKCELGRNFANKMWNAGRFLLMNKETIPVKSELIDTHIDFADEWIISRFNETLQQLNKAMDDFEINNSLKLIYSFIWNDYCDWYIELIKNRLYSDNEEIKSAVLTRAISIFENALKILHPYMPFITEELYHLLGERKNGESISTSSYPLENESLINKNAETEMAMVMDIITAIRNIRGEMNIAPSKKVNAIIKTSSVKPHQVEYIKRLAKVEELSADASIAKPKASASAVLSSCEIYIPLEGLIDLDVERARLQKEITRLEGALTGIQKKLSNEKFVANAAPEVVERERAKEKEWIANIGKLKEILVSLG; translated from the coding sequence ATGTCCTCAACAAACTTTTCAGAATCCCCGCAGGGAGCGGGGCAAGTTCCCAAAGCTTATGATCCTTCTATTGTAGAAGATAAATGGTACAGGTACTGGCTTGAGAATAATCTTTTCAATTCAGATATAGACAGTTCAAAGAAACCTTATACGATAGCAATACCTCCGCCGAACATTACCGGTATGTTGACGATGGGACACATTCTTAACAACTCACTGCAGGATATTCTCATCCGCACAAAACGTATGCAGGGTTATAATGCATGCTGGGTTCCCGGCACCGACCACGCCTCAATTGCAACCGAAACAAAGGTGACGAAGTTTCTTGAGGAGAAAGGAATAAAGAAGTACGACATCGGTCGTGAAAAGTTTTTAGAGCATTGCCAGGTTTGGAAAAAAGAATACGGCGGAATAATAATCCAGCAGTTGAAGAAGCTTGGCGTTAGCTGCGACTGGCGGCGTGAACGTTTTACTATGGATGATGATTATTATCACGAAGTAATTAAAGCGTTCGTTGAACTTTACAAGGAAGGAAAGATATACCGCGGTTACAGAATGGTTAACTGGGACCCGGCTAACAAGTCCGCAATTTCTGATGAGGAAGTAATCTTCAAAACTGTTAACGGTAAGTTGTGGTACTTTAAATATCCCGTAATGAACTCGAATGAGTTTGTTGTTGTAGCTACCACACGTCCTGAGACTATGCTCGGTGATACAGGCATTGCTGTTAATCCTAATGATGAACGTTACAAACATCTTATCGGCAAAAAAGTTTTACTGCCTATCGCTGAAAGAGAAATACCCGTATTCGGTGATGAGTATGTTGATATGGAATTCGGGACAGGTGTTGTAAAGGTAACTCCCGCACACGATGTTAATGATTATGAGATGGGTAAGCGACATAATCTTGAGTTCATTAATATTTTTAATGATGACGCAACTACTAACGGAAATGTTCCGGCTGATTTTAGAGAGCTTGACCGCTACGAGGTAAGAAAAAAAGTTGTTGCCCGTTTGGAAGAGTTAGAGCTTGTCCAGAAGATTGAAGATTATCAGAATAAAGTCGGCTACTCCGAACGCGGTAATGTTCCGATCGAACCATACTTAAGTGAGCAGTGGTTTATGAAGATGGATGAACTTTCAAAACCCGCGCTTGAAGTTGTGAGAAACGGCAGAGTTAAGTTTTATCCGCAGCACTGGGAAAAAACTTATTATCACTGGATGGAAGGAATTAAAGACTGGTGTATATCACGACAGCTTTGGTGGGGTCACCGTATCCCGGTCTGGTATAATTTCAAAACAAAAGAAGTTTATTGTGATGTTAATCCTCCAAATGATTTAAATATTTGGAAACAAGACGAAGATGTTCTTGATACGTGGGCATCAAGCTGGTTGTGGGCGCACGCAATATTTAAAACGGATGATGAAAGAAAATATTATTACCCGACCAGCTCATTAGTAACCGGTCCGGATATAATTTTCTTCTGGGTTGCGAGAATGATAATGGCTGGCATGCATTTTATGAATGACATTCCTTTCAGTGATGTTTACTTCACGAGTATCATTCGTGATTCGCAGGGAAGAAAGATGAGTAAGTCGCTCGGTAATTCTCCCGACCCGCTTGAAGTGATAAAAGATTACGGTGCAGACGCGTTAAGGTTTACCGTGATATACTTAGCGCCGCTTGGTCAGGACGTTTTGTTCAGCACTGATAAGTGTGAACTCGGCAGAAATTTTGCAAACAAGATGTGGAATGCCGGAAGATTCCTTTTGATGAACAAGGAAACAATTCCCGTTAAGAGTGAATTAATAGACACGCATATAGACTTTGCGGATGAATGGATAATCTCACGCTTCAACGAAACACTTCAACAGCTTAATAAAGCTATGGATGATTTTGAGATAAATAATTCGCTTAAACTTATTTATTCTTTTATATGGAACGATTACTGTGACTGGTACATAGAGTTAATTAAGAACAGGCTTTATTCTGATAATGAAGAAATAAAATCTGCGGTACTGACACGCGCTATTTCAATTTTTGAAAATGCTTTAAAGATTCTTCATCCGTATATGCCGTTCATAACTGAGGAGCTTTATCATCTGCTTGGTGAAAGAAAGAACGGAGAGAGTATTTCTACTTCATCGTATCCGCTGGAAAATGAAAGCCTCATTAACAAGAATGCTGAAACTGAAATGGCAATGGTGATGGATATCATTACGGCGATAAGGAATATCCGTGGTGAGATGAACATTGCGCCTTCTAAAAAAGTTAACGCAATTATCAAGACTTCATCAGTAAAGCCGCACCAGGTTGAGTATATAAAAAGGCTTGCAAAAGTTGAGGAGCTTTCAGCAGATGCAAGCATAGCAAAACCCAAAGCGAGTGCTTCGGCTGTGTTGAGTAGTTGTGAAATATATATCCCGCTTGAGGGGTTGATTGATCTTGATGTTGAAAGAGCACGTCTTCAGAAGGAGATAACAAGACTTGAAGGTGCATTAACAGGAATTCAGAAAAAGCTGTCGAATGAAAAGTTTGTTGCTAATGCCGCCCCGGAAGTTGTTGAGAGAGAACGCGCTAAGGAGAAGGAATGGATTGCAAATATTGGTAAGTTGAAAGAGATATTGGTGAGTTTGGGTTAG
- the serC gene encoding 3-phosphoserine/phosphohydroxythreonine transaminase encodes MEKRIYNFSAGPAILPEEVLLEAQKEFFTLPSVGMSILEISHRSKTFDAIHAEAKDGIKKLLNISDDYHILFLQGGASLQFSMIPLNLMPPKNKADYISTGSWSKKAIKEAKRVGTVNVAATTEEGEGENKYFKRIPKQSELKLDADASYVHFTSNNTIYGTQWMSEPEVGNVPLVCDASSDILHKKIDVSKYALLYAGAQKNIGPSGVVLVIIRKDMIERSQDSLHTMLNYKIQAENDSLYNTPNTFGIYIIKLVTKHLLGLGGLDKMYEINKNKAKILYDAIDNSGGFYKGHAEKESRSLMNVTFNLATPDLEKKLIDEATKAGFSGLKGHRSVGGLRASIYNAFPTKGVEDLVSFMKDFQKKNG; translated from the coding sequence ATGGAAAAAAGAATTTATAACTTCAGTGCTGGTCCGGCAATTCTTCCGGAAGAAGTTTTATTAGAAGCACAAAAAGAATTTTTTACATTGCCCAGTGTGGGAATGTCAATTCTCGAAATTTCTCACCGTTCAAAAACATTCGACGCAATTCACGCAGAAGCAAAAGACGGAATTAAAAAACTTCTTAATATTTCAGATGACTACCACATCTTGTTTTTACAAGGCGGAGCTAGTCTTCAGTTCTCAATGATTCCTTTAAATTTAATGCCGCCAAAGAATAAAGCCGACTACATTTCAACAGGAAGCTGGTCGAAGAAAGCTATTAAAGAAGCAAAGAGAGTCGGAACAGTTAACGTTGCCGCAACTACAGAAGAAGGCGAAGGCGAGAATAAATATTTTAAACGTATTCCAAAACAGAGTGAGCTTAAACTTGATGCTGATGCATCCTATGTTCACTTCACATCAAACAATACAATTTACGGAACCCAATGGATGAGCGAACCGGAAGTTGGTAATGTTCCGCTTGTCTGCGATGCTTCTTCTGACATTCTCCATAAAAAAATTGATGTAAGTAAATATGCTTTACTCTATGCCGGCGCACAGAAGAATATTGGTCCATCCGGTGTTGTTCTTGTTATCATTAGAAAAGATATGATTGAAAGAAGCCAGGATTCGCTTCACACAATGTTGAATTATAAAATCCAGGCAGAGAATGATTCCCTCTATAACACACCAAATACATTTGGTATTTACATTATAAAGCTTGTTACTAAACACCTTCTTGGTTTAGGCGGACTTGATAAGATGTATGAGATCAACAAAAACAAAGCAAAGATACTTTATGATGCAATCGATAACAGCGGTGGTTTCTATAAAGGTCACGCTGAAAAAGAAAGCCGTTCATTGATGAATGTTACCTTCAATCTTGCAACTCCTGATCTTGAGAAAAAATTAATCGATGAAGCAACTAAAGCCGGATTCAGCGGACTTAAAGGGCATCGTTCTGTCGGCGGTTTGAGAGCTTCTATATATAATGCTTTCCCGACAAAAGGCGTTGAAGATCTTGTTTCATTCATGAAAGATTTCCAGAAGAAGAACGGATAA
- a CDS encoding M28 family peptidase: MKRLLQSVFFTFLFAFQIFPQSPVVQQILNSVSQDSLVYFVRELSGNVPTIINGTSQTIVSRHKNQPGNSLAETYIKQKLENYGLTTTIQSFSTTGKNVLGVKTGTEFPNQKYIICAHYDDMPSGTTAPGADDNASGTSAVIEAARVLKNYSFPFTIVFALWDEEEQGLIGSEYYATQAANAGDSILGVVNMDMIAYDGNNDGNADVHNSSIANTGLLKDKMLEVNLVYGINLDLDVVPAEPYSDHQSFLDHGYGAILIIEDDNDFHPYYHTVNDLVIHFNNPYYLKMSRLAIGTLVSFALNLNLTIQHSPIASTDISQPINTSAFISTGLTIGTGSAAPRLYYRTKTGGGSFSQFNEIVGTPATLSATYNFTIPAQPLGTVVQYYIAAQDANSSIVTTLPAGGGGYNPPGSTPPLNLYAFYVAPITYSLNDNASTTTNWTISSAWGLATTKFVSPPTSFNESPSGNYTNNLTATLTYSLPIVLDNSLGSILEFDTQWNIETDWDYGQVLISTNSGSTWTPQQGLYTNPGTGSFQPGGQPLYDAVQSTWVTESIDLSTYNGQTILLRFLFRSDGSQVFDGWFIDNIKIISYSSVPVELTSFAAAVINDEVHLNWSTASELNNAGFEVQRSTDENSWYTISYVEGNGTVTSSSHYSVVDKDPVTGISFYRLVQKDFDGTSKIYNSIEVNFAAPSVFALEQNYPNPFNPVTKIQYSIPVKNFVELKVFDLLGGEIVTLVSEEKEQGKHTVDFDGSSFSSGVYYYTIKSGEFYSTKKMILIK, encoded by the coding sequence ATGAAACGATTGTTACAATCAGTGTTTTTCACATTCCTGTTTGCTTTTCAGATTTTCCCACAATCACCGGTAGTTCAACAGATACTGAATTCTGTAAGTCAGGATTCATTAGTTTATTTTGTGCGCGAACTCTCCGGTAATGTTCCGACTATTATTAATGGAACATCTCAAACGATTGTCTCAAGACACAAAAACCAGCCGGGGAACTCACTCGCTGAAACTTATATAAAACAGAAGCTTGAGAATTATGGTCTGACTACAACTATTCAGTCATTCAGTACAACCGGGAAAAACGTTCTCGGAGTCAAAACAGGTACAGAATTCCCGAATCAAAAATATATTATCTGCGCACATTATGACGATATGCCAAGCGGTACAACTGCGCCTGGTGCGGATGACAATGCAAGCGGTACCTCGGCTGTTATTGAAGCGGCAAGGGTATTAAAGAATTATTCTTTCCCGTTCACTATTGTTTTTGCTTTATGGGATGAAGAAGAACAGGGATTGATAGGCAGCGAATATTATGCTACTCAGGCGGCTAATGCAGGTGATTCTATACTTGGTGTAGTAAACATGGATATGATTGCTTACGACGGCAACAATGATGGCAATGCAGATGTTCATAACAGTTCAATAGCAAATACAGGTTTATTAAAAGATAAAATGCTGGAAGTAAATCTTGTGTACGGAATCAATCTTGATCTTGATGTCGTTCCGGCAGAACCGTACAGTGATCATCAATCATTCTTAGATCACGGTTACGGTGCCATACTAATTATTGAAGATGATAATGATTTTCATCCATACTACCACACGGTAAATGATCTTGTTATACATTTTAATAATCCATATTACCTTAAGATGTCAAGGCTGGCAATTGGTACGCTGGTATCATTCGCACTTAATCTTAATCTGACAATTCAGCACTCACCTATTGCATCGACAGATATTTCACAACCAATTAATACAAGCGCATTTATCTCAACCGGTTTAACTATCGGAACAGGAAGCGCAGCACCAAGACTTTATTACAGAACGAAGACCGGCGGCGGTTCTTTTTCACAGTTTAATGAAATTGTTGGTACACCAGCGACACTAAGTGCAACATATAATTTTACTATTCCGGCTCAGCCGCTTGGAACAGTTGTTCAATATTATATTGCAGCACAGGATGCCAACTCATCAATAGTAACAACTCTGCCAGCAGGCGGCGGCGGATATAATCCTCCCGGCAGTACTCCTCCGTTAAATCTTTACGCGTTCTATGTTGCGCCAATAACATACTCGCTTAACGACAATGCGAGCACAACTACTAATTGGACGATCAGTTCAGCCTGGGGACTTGCAACAACAAAATTTGTTTCTCCGCCTACATCATTTAATGAATCGCCTTCAGGTAACTACACAAACAATCTGACAGCAACATTAACATACAGTCTTCCAATTGTGCTTGATAATTCTCTCGGCTCAATACTTGAATTTGATACTCAGTGGAATATCGAAACTGATTGGGATTACGGACAGGTTTTAATTTCAACAAACTCCGGCAGTACATGGACACCGCAGCAGGGATTGTATACAAATCCCGGAACAGGATCATTTCAGCCAGGCGGACAGCCATTGTATGATGCTGTTCAATCAACATGGGTTACTGAATCTATTGATCTTTCCACTTACAACGGACAGACAATCTTGCTCAGATTTTTATTCCGCTCAGACGGCAGCCAGGTTTTTGACGGATGGTTTATTGATAACATAAAAATTATTTCATACTCATCAGTACCTGTTGAACTTACTTCATTTGCCGCAGCAGTTATTAATGATGAAGTTCACTTAAACTGGTCAACAGCATCCGAGTTAAATAATGCAGGCTTTGAAGTTCAAAGATCAACAGATGAAAATTCATGGTATACAATATCTTATGTTGAAGGAAACGGAACAGTTACTTCAAGTTCACATTATTCCGTTGTTGATAAAGATCCGGTAACCGGAATTTCATTTTACCGTTTAGTTCAAAAAGATTTTGACGGAACTTCAAAAATTTATAACTCAATCGAAGTGAACTTTGCAGCACCGTCAGTTTTTGCTCTTGAACAGAACTATCCTAATCCATTTAACCCTGTAACAAAAATTCAGTATTCCATACCGGTTAAGAATTTTGTTGAACTGAAAGTATTCGACTTACTCGGAGGTGAAATTGTAACGCTGGTAAGTGAAGAAAAAGAACAGGGTAAACACACCGTTGATTTTGATGGTTCATCGTTTTCAAGCGGAGTTTATTACTATACTATTAAATCAGGTGAGTTTTATTCAACAAAGAAGATGATATTGATAAAATAA
- a CDS encoding alpha/beta hydrolase: MRNAVKKLSAGFKRRGSDGSIKIVGDIKFFDDFESKFLHNKRRVFVWLPPAYKSNPDKKYPVLYMHDGQNLVDPKTSYAGYDWRVDETATKLIKNHKVKPFILVGINNTNDRLDEYSETEKGRNYLQFIVNELKPFVDTNFRTMPDRINTAIMGSSMGGLISFLAVWNYSDVFSKAGCMSSSFYYHNDHAINLVKNYNGTKKDIKIYIDHGEDGIIRGQQMFCALTQKGFVIGTDLDYFYSPGAEHHETEWAKRMERPLRFFFGTK, encoded by the coding sequence ATGAGAAACGCGGTTAAAAAACTTTCCGCCGGTTTTAAAAGACGCGGGAGTGATGGAAGCATCAAAATAGTAGGGGATATAAAATTCTTCGATGATTTCGAATCAAAATTCCTGCATAACAAAAGAAGAGTGTTTGTATGGCTTCCTCCTGCATACAAAAGTAACCCGGATAAAAAATATCCCGTGCTCTATATGCACGATGGTCAGAATCTTGTCGATCCTAAAACATCTTATGCGGGTTATGACTGGAGAGTTGATGAGACTGCAACAAAGCTTATAAAAAATCACAAAGTAAAACCATTTATCCTGGTCGGCATAAACAATACGAATGACCGGCTTGACGAATACAGTGAAACAGAAAAAGGAAGAAATTATCTTCAGTTTATCGTTAATGAACTAAAACCTTTTGTTGATACGAATTTCAGAACTATGCCGGACAGGATTAACACTGCAATTATGGGTTCATCAATGGGCGGGTTGATTTCTTTTCTTGCTGTCTGGAATTATTCCGATGTGTTTTCAAAAGCGGGATGTATGTCCAGTTCATTTTATTATCACAATGATCATGCAATAAATCTTGTTAAGAACTATAACGGAACAAAGAAGGACATAAAAATTTATATCGATCATGGGGAAGATGGGATAATACGTGGTCAGCAAATGTTCTGCGCGCTTACACAAAAGGGATTTGTTATCGGGACAGACCTGGATTATTTCTATTCGCCCGGTGCTGAACATCATGAAACCGAATGGGCTAAAAGAATGGAACGCCCGCTTAGATTTTTTTTCGGAACAAAATAA
- a CDS encoding DUF2203 domain-containing protein: MTTELKYFTVSEANKTLPLVKRIVQDIILASSELKLFADEIGKNPEEDPRVKKLIAEINGFINELEEIGCEYKDWNFTIGLVDFPAIIDGEEVLLCWKSDEEDIRYYHKHESGFAGRKLIPEQYLNE; the protein is encoded by the coding sequence ATGACAACCGAACTAAAATATTTTACAGTTTCTGAAGCAAACAAAACTCTCCCTCTGGTAAAAAGGATTGTGCAGGATATTATTCTTGCCAGCAGTGAATTAAAACTTTTTGCGGATGAGATTGGAAAAAATCCAGAGGAAGATCCGAGAGTAAAAAAATTAATTGCAGAGATAAACGGATTTATAAATGAACTTGAAGAAATCGGGTGTGAATATAAAGACTGGAATTTTACAATCGGTCTTGTTGATTTTCCTGCAATAATTGATGGAGAAGAAGTTCTCCTCTGCTGGAAGAGCGATGAAGAAGATATCAGGTATTATCACAAACACGAATCAGGATTTGCCGGGAGAAAACTTATTCCCGAACAGTATCTTAATGAATGA
- a CDS encoding thioredoxin family protein, with the protein MGRPFFLDSVKTNGLTYNQYFQRTVDDSVKILPADANEIQTHRHSMLKLNVQRMKRVEKTFSVSEEMAEEISKINEKQTWMIISEPWCGDSAQIIPVLANIASANTLIDLKIILRDENSEIMDLYVTEDNKRSIPVLVIFDEAGEELLRWGSRPEVVEKLVKDLKSQGLTKDEWLVKLHLWYAQNKGIEIEREILAKIRMDALTI; encoded by the coding sequence ATGGGGCGTCCATTCTTTCTGGATTCAGTTAAAACTAATGGTCTTACTTATAATCAGTATTTTCAGCGCACAGTTGATGACAGTGTAAAAATATTGCCCGCAGACGCAAATGAAATACAAACTCACCGGCACTCAATGCTTAAACTAAATGTACAGAGAATGAAGAGAGTTGAAAAAACTTTTTCTGTATCAGAAGAAATGGCAGAGGAAATAAGTAAGATAAATGAAAAACAAACATGGATGATAATCTCCGAGCCCTGGTGCGGAGACTCAGCACAAATTATTCCGGTATTAGCAAATATTGCTTCGGCAAACACTTTGATTGACTTAAAGATTATTCTTCGTGATGAAAATTCTGAAATTATGGATTTGTATGTAACTGAGGACAATAAAAGAAGTATTCCTGTTCTGGTGATTTTTGATGAAGCAGGAGAAGAATTATTAAGGTGGGGTTCGCGTCCGGAAGTTGTCGAAAAACTTGTCAAAGATCTGAAATCACAAGGATTAACAAAAGACGAATGGCTTGTAAAACTTCACTTATGGTATGCACAGAATAAAGGAATTGAAATCGAAAGAGAGATCCTCGCAAAAATCAGAATGGATGCCTTGACGATTTAG
- a CDS encoding DUF1015 domain-containing protein, translating into MAIIRPFNALRPTKEKAQLVASVPYDVVNREEASEFAKENPLSYLHITRSEIDLPEVKDVYSKEIYLKAKENLNKIIKEAPLTTEDKPHFYLYRLIMDGRSQTGICATFSVDDYDNDVILKHEKTRKVKEDDRTNHIITTEAQTGVVFLTYRGVKSVNELVDKTIKEVKPEYDFTAPDGIQHTVWVMPEQLNELIVNEFKKVSKLYIADGHHRAKSASRAKEEKMKANPNHKGDEEYNYFIAVLFPEDQLKILPYNRVVFDLNGLSKDDFLNAVSDKFEVTKTSVKEPSVQKQFCMYLDKEWYLLSARDSVLASLSLEKSVGEKLDVSVLQNFLLNPVLGIDDPRTNTRIDFIGGIRGTKELEKLVDGGKAAVAFSLYPVSLNDLMNISDAGEIMPPKSTWFEPKLRDGLLTHLI; encoded by the coding sequence ATGGCTATTATCAGACCTTTCAATGCTCTAAGACCCACAAAAGAAAAAGCACAACTTGTAGCAAGCGTTCCTTATGATGTAGTTAACAGGGAGGAAGCATCGGAGTTTGCAAAAGAAAATCCGTTAAGTTATTTACACATCACCAGGTCAGAAATTGATCTGCCCGAAGTTAAAGATGTTTACTCCAAAGAAATTTATTTGAAGGCAAAAGAAAATCTTAACAAAATAATTAAAGAAGCTCCGTTAACAACCGAAGATAAACCACACTTCTATCTTTACAGGTTGATAATGGATGGAAGATCGCAAACCGGTATCTGCGCAACATTTTCTGTTGATGATTATGACAATGATGTAATTCTCAAACACGAAAAAACACGTAAGGTAAAAGAAGACGACAGAACAAATCACATTATTACAACTGAAGCACAAACAGGAGTTGTGTTCCTCACTTATCGCGGAGTAAAATCAGTTAATGAACTTGTTGATAAGACAATTAAAGAAGTAAAACCCGAATATGATTTTACTGCGCCTGATGGAATTCAGCACACAGTTTGGGTTATGCCCGAGCAGCTCAATGAGTTGATAGTCAACGAATTTAAAAAGGTAAGCAAACTTTATATCGCTGATGGTCATCATCGTGCAAAAAGCGCGAGCCGCGCAAAAGAAGAAAAGATGAAAGCAAATCCGAATCACAAAGGTGATGAAGAGTATAATTATTTCATTGCTGTTCTTTTCCCTGAAGACCAGTTGAAAATTCTTCCATACAACCGTGTAGTGTTTGATCTTAATGGATTGAGCAAGGATGATTTCTTAAATGCTGTAAGCGATAAATTTGAAGTGACAAAAACTTCTGTAAAAGAACCATCTGTTCAGAAGCAGTTCTGTATGTATTTAGATAAAGAATGGTACTTGTTGAGCGCGCGTGATTCGGTCCTTGCAAGTTTATCTTTAGAAAAGTCGGTTGGTGAAAAGTTGGATGTAAGCGTACTTCAAAATTTTTTATTAAATCCTGTGCTTGGTATTGATGACCCGAGAACAAATACCCGGATCGATTTCATCGGAGGAATTCGCGGAACAAAAGAACTCGAAAAATTAGTTGACGGAGGCAAGGCTGCAGTAGCATTTTCACTTTATCCTGTAAGCCTGAATGACCTTATGAATATTTCAGATGCCGGCGAGATTATGCCTCCTAAATCAACATGGTTTGAACCGAAATTGAGAGATGGTTTGTTAACGCATTTAATTTGA
- a CDS encoding T9SS type A sorting domain-containing protein, whose translation MVFIQSNTSKMVYQSEMISYNQLTVTEVDDVIDVPSGFILEQNYPNPFNPNTKIRYTVASNVTGQMSKVVLKVYNLLGNEVATLVDEFKSAGSYEVEFQSAVNSQQLASGVYFYKLQAGSFVETRKMVFMK comes from the coding sequence ATGGTTTTTATTCAAAGCAATACTTCAAAGATGGTTTACCAATCTGAAATGATAAGTTATAACCAGTTGACTGTTACCGAGGTTGATGATGTTATTGATGTGCCTTCCGGATTTATTCTTGAACAGAATTACCCGAACCCGTTCAATCCAAACACAAAAATACGTTATACTGTTGCGTCAAATGTCACTGGTCAAATGTCAAAGGTGGTGTTGAAGGTTTACAATTTGTTAGGGAACGAAGTAGCAACACTTGTTGATGAATTCAAATCCGCAGGAAGTTATGAGGTTGAGTTTCAGTCGGCAGTCAACAGTCAGCAGTTGGCAAGCGGAGTTTACTTTTATAAACTGCAAGCAGGTTCGTTTGTTGAGACGAGGAAGATGGTTTTCATGAAGTGA
- a CDS encoding HAD family acid phosphatase, which yields MKLTSLFLFALISLLFFNNGCCPSIQNVEHVKRLVTQYYESGQYEAELKEILDDAKEDIDKIIPANLSAVIFDVDETALSNFKYMKQYDYGYEKNIWDEWIKKAEAEPIVPVRDLYSHLVKKGFRIIFLTGRRDYQYQPTYDNLLSAGYTTFDTLITRSQSEYKLPAGQYKTQVRASLVNKGYTIVANFGDQQNDVDGANSGIAVKLPNYQYGVE from the coding sequence ATGAAACTAACATCGCTGTTTTTGTTTGCTCTGATTTCATTACTTTTTTTTAATAACGGATGCTGTCCTTCAATTCAAAATGTTGAACATGTTAAAAGGTTAGTTACTCAATATTATGAGTCCGGGCAGTACGAAGCGGAGTTGAAGGAAATCCTCGATGATGCGAAAGAGGATATAGACAAAATAATTCCCGCGAATTTATCCGCAGTTATTTTTGATGTTGATGAAACGGCTCTTTCAAACTTCAAGTACATGAAACAGTATGATTATGGTTATGAAAAAAATATCTGGGATGAGTGGATAAAAAAAGCTGAGGCAGAGCCGATTGTTCCTGTCAGGGATCTGTACAGTCACTTAGTTAAAAAAGGATTCAGGATAATTTTTTTAACAGGAAGAAGAGATTATCAATACCAGCCCACCTACGATAATTTGTTGAGCGCCGGTTATACAACATTTGATACTCTCATCACACGTTCACAAAGTGAATATAAATTACCCGCGGGTCAATACAAGACACAGGTAAGAGCATCACTTGTTAATAAGGGTTATACAATTGTTGCAAACTTTGGTGATCAGCAGAATGACGTTGACGGCGCAAACAGCGGAATAGCAGTTAAACTACCCAACTACCAGTACGGGGTAGAATAA